The genomic DNA ACAAGTATATCACGAATTAACATGCTATAATATACAAAACTTTTCATGAATCAATCACACATTAAGAGATAAATATTTTACTAATACTTTTACCAATACAAAATTTTAATCTCATCATATAGCTTGCAAGACTTCACGAAAAAATTTTTTCACGCAAACTCATTGAATCACGCAAAAAATTTTTTGACTCTCATTAATGCACACAAAGTATTTATTTTCTGCGCTAATGTCAGCACAGATTATCACGAAAATATTTTTGCAACCTTCACTCAGTGTCATAAAAATTTCCTGTTGTATAATTGCAAGAAAAAAATTTATTTATCTTAATGGAGGGAAAAATTTATTAATGCCTTACGACTTTGCTAATATAGAATCAAAATGGCAGGCAAAATGGGACGAAGCTAAATGCTTTGAGTCTCACACAGACCCGTCAAGAGAAAAATTTTTCTGTCTCGAAATGTTCCCTTATCCGAGCGGAGCTTTACACATGGGACACATTCGCAATTACTCAATCGGTGATGTTCTCGCAAGATTTTTGCGCAAGAATAATAAAAACGTTCTCTACACAATAGGATTTGACTCTTTCGGTATGCCCGCAGAAAATGCAGCCTTGAAATATAAGACTAAGCCTCATGACTGGACGCTTTCAAATATCGCCTACATGACTCAACAGTTAAAGCGCATGGGTTACAGTTATGATTGGAATCGTGAAGCTATTACGTGCCTTCCTGATTATTATAAATGGAATCAATGGATTTTCCTGCAAATGTATAAACGCGGGATAGTCTATCAGAAAGAAGCTCCGGTTAACTGGTGCGAGACTTGCGGGACTGTCTTAGCAAATGAGCAGGTTGTCGAGGGCGGCTGCTGGCGTTGCAAGACTCCTGTTACTAAGAAAAATTTAAAGCAGTGGTTCATAAAGATTACTGATTATGCGCAGGAATTACTTGACGACATAGAGAAAGATTTAGACCCGGGCTGGCCTAAACGCGTTAGAATCATGCAGACAAATTGGATCGGACGTTCTGAAGGTGCGCGGCTCTCGTTTAAGATTCCTGACTTAGATTATAATCTTGAAGCATTCACAACTAGATTTGACACGATTTACGGCGTTACATTTATTGCTCTTGCTCCCGAACATGAACTCGTCAAAAAAATGCAGTCAGCTATGAGTCCCGATGAAGCTGCAAAACTTTCTGAATTTGTAAAGCTCGTAAGCTCGCAAAGTTCAATAGAGAGATCCGACGCAGGAGCAGAAAAACTCGGCTTTAAGACTCCTTTTTACGGCATTAACCCCGTTACAGGCAAAAAAATTCCGATCTGGGTAGCAAATTATATTTTAATCGACTACGGGACGGGCGCAATTATGGGAGTCCCTGCACACGATCAGCGCGACTTTGAATTTTGCAGAAAATATAATATTCCCGTTATACCTGTAATAAATCCTGCTGACGGAACAATTTTAGACGGCGAAAAAATGACTCATGCATTCGAGGAAGACGGAATCGCCTGCAACTCTGGAAAATTTGACGGACTGAAGACTCAAGACGCGATAAAGCAAATGATTGAATGGGGAGTCAATGAAGGCATCTGCAAACGTGAAGTAAATTTCAAGTTGCGTGATTGGCTCATTTCCCGTCAGCGTTATTGGGGGACTCCGATTCCCTTTGTTTATTGCGATAAATGCGGGGTTGTTCCTGTGC from Synergistaceae bacterium includes the following:
- a CDS encoding leucine--tRNA ligase, encoding MPYDFANIESKWQAKWDEAKCFESHTDPSREKFFCLEMFPYPSGALHMGHIRNYSIGDVLARFLRKNNKNVLYTIGFDSFGMPAENAALKYKTKPHDWTLSNIAYMTQQLKRMGYSYDWNREAITCLPDYYKWNQWIFLQMYKRGIVYQKEAPVNWCETCGTVLANEQVVEGGCWRCKTPVTKKNLKQWFIKITDYAQELLDDIEKDLDPGWPKRVRIMQTNWIGRSEGARLSFKIPDLDYNLEAFTTRFDTIYGVTFIALAPEHELVKKMQSAMSPDEAAKLSEFVKLVSSQSSIERSDAGAEKLGFKTPFYGINPVTGKKIPIWVANYILIDYGTGAIMGVPAHDQRDFEFCRKYNIPVIPVINPADGTILDGEKMTHAFEEDGIACNSGKFDGLKTQDAIKQMIEWGVNEGICKREVNFKLRDWLISRQRYWGTPIPFVYCDKCGVVPVPEKDLPVRLPEDVEVKEVGHSPLLDLPEFLNTTCPNCGGPARREADTMDTFFCSSWYFDRYCSPGDKNLPFEKSDVDYWMPVDQYIGGIEHACLHLIYARFFAKFLTDIGLTQYREPFTRLLTQGMVIKDGAKMSKSLGNTVDPTEIVKKYGADTVRLFILFAAPPNNDLEWSDRSVEGSHRFLNRVWRYVEENLDSLKSAGNKIIYMDAIKDSKLRDLKRKIHTTIRDVTNDIYVEKQFNTAIARLMELTNSITSLNDSTLEGWEIKREAVNVLLNCLSPFCPHITEELWQMLGNEKMLCLESWPEADEKSLIQDSVVIVAQINGKIRGKFDRPAGLSREDLEKSIMSEPAIIDKLAGKEVIKVVAVPDKLVNIVVKG